Proteins encoded within one genomic window of Deinococcus metallilatus:
- a CDS encoding TlpA family protein disulfide reductase yields MRRITWMVVLTLFTCALAGGGGPPGPLAPDFAFQTINGQAVRLSALRGQAVIILFGDVHCTVCRDNDQLLRLYQDEYVDRDLTVISLHAHVTPLDLACYDAPFLFGVLTGRDPGVVIFHEYHATLPTTVFIDRRGRVRNVVHARLDESTLVRDLQGLL; encoded by the coding sequence ATGCGGCGGATCACCTGGATGGTCGTCCTCACTCTGTTCACGTGTGCTCTGGCGGGCGGCGGGGGTCCTCCGGGCCCGCTGGCCCCCGACTTCGCGTTTCAGACCATCAACGGTCAGGCCGTGCGGCTCTCGGCCCTGCGCGGACAGGCGGTGATCATTCTCTTTGGGGACGTGCATTGCACGGTGTGCCGGGACAACGACCAGTTGCTGCGGCTCTACCAGGACGAGTATGTCGACCGTGACCTGACCGTGATCAGCCTGCACGCGCACGTCACGCCGCTTGACCTCGCCTGCTACGACGCGCCCTTCCTTTTCGGCGTCCTGACCGGTCGCGATCCGGGGGTGGTGATCTTCCATGAGTACCACGCGACGCTCCCCACAACCGTGTTCATCGACCGGCGCGGCCGGGTGCGGAATGTGGTTCACGCACGCCTCGACGAGTCCACCCTGGTGCGCGACCTGCAAGGCCTGTTGTGA
- a CDS encoding HU family DNA-binding protein: MTKKSTKAPAKKPAAAKAPKRGAAEATAGRGGKVAKTQLVEQVAEKSGLTKKQAAQGVDAAMDTIVEALRQGQSVGLPGLGTLSVRDTAARTGVRPGTSERIQIPAGKKVAFKVAQTLKGELKQRSPDYHVLLAD, encoded by the coding sequence ATGACGAAAAAGTCGACGAAGGCCCCGGCCAAGAAGCCTGCTGCCGCCAAAGCCCCGAAACGCGGCGCCGCCGAGGCGACCGCCGGGCGCGGCGGCAAGGTCGCCAAGACGCAGCTCGTGGAGCAGGTGGCGGAGAAGAGCGGCCTGACGAAGAAGCAGGCGGCCCAGGGGGTGGACGCGGCCATGGACACCATCGTCGAGGCCCTCCGCCAGGGGCAGAGCGTGGGGCTGCCCGGCCTGGGCACCCTGAGTGTGCGGGACACCGCTGCCCGCACCGGCGTGCGCCCCGGCACCAGCGAGCGCATCCAGATTCCCGCGGGCAAGAAGGTCGCCTTCAAAGTCGCTCAAACTTTGAAAGGTGAACTCAAACAACGAAGTCCCGACTATCACGTCCTCCTAGCAGACTAG
- a CDS encoding Mov34/MPN/PAD-1 family protein encodes MTLLLRTTAGRILEVHRRVLEAMWAYTQVHPKNTEAGGILVGHERQQGNLVLDRFTSPQPGDRRTRTRFHRSVEPHQELLNLMWLASGCTRTYFGEWHTHPEPCPTPSSIDLRSWRKHLKQEEARENGLHFIIVGTAITRVWHANQGGRDVTLIGETHTEFRV; translated from the coding sequence ATGACGCTGCTGCTGCGGACGACCGCAGGACGCATCCTTGAAGTGCATCGACGTGTGCTGGAAGCCATGTGGGCTTATACACAGGTGCACCCGAAGAATACGGAGGCTGGCGGCATCCTTGTTGGTCATGAGCGCCAGCAGGGCAACCTTGTCCTGGATCGCTTTACCTCGCCGCAGCCCGGAGACCGCCGCACGCGCACCCGCTTTCACCGCAGTGTCGAGCCGCATCAGGAACTCCTGAACCTAATGTGGCTTGCTTCCGGCTGTACCCGCACTTATTTCGGGGAATGGCACACACATCCGGAGCCCTGCCCAACGCCGTCTTCGATTGACCTGCGCAGCTGGCGGAAGCACTTGAAGCAGGAGGAGGCCCGCGAAAACGGGCTGCATTTCATCATTGTTGGCACCGCCATCACGCGCGTCTGGCATGCCAATCAAGGTGGGCGCGACGTCACTCTCATAGGCGAAACCCACACGGAGTTCAGGGTATGA
- a CDS encoding phospholipase D-like domain-containing protein: MRRTAAHDGLTLKAYAGTTGVLLAFDIAPERRPGLLGFAVHRSAPDGSERWLPGQLAFPDQPHEPGESLPTNVAPIQAFRWSDYAVYPNRTYTYTVHPVYGQPGALDVQPGPSVTITTSPQDAGEHIVTFNRAAAASQAFARRFPRVAEDLLARKKAGQAAVLPANALEWLSRGALEQIVRFIDDAQDETWALDIAIYEYELLPILHAVERAVQRRVNVRVVYHAAARDPQTAENEHNLTRVPEAYKRARVTTRIHHHKFMVRSRLQDGKRMPHAALCGSTNFTENGVYRQANVVHVAQTPHVARTYLDLFEVLFSGLAPKATKQYIDEHNPLPGSWGECFVGFSPRSGERDLDAFVTLIKEAKRDVMFCTAFDLDARILNALWGMEGDDVLRLGLQNRRQEGPPATAGETSGGEIVGTHRDRGRQFAAAALLPSGLEGFLQENTAGQAGSILIHTKLVVLDFTTDRPTVISGSHNYSKNASGGTTRTTSCCAATPTSPTPTAANSCGSTTTTGSAGCFGKRGPPPRPPSR; this comes from the coding sequence ATGCGCCGAACCGCTGCCCACGACGGCCTCACCCTCAAAGCCTACGCTGGCACCACCGGCGTCCTCCTCGCCTTTGACATTGCCCCAGAACGGCGCCCGGGGCTGCTGGGGTTCGCCGTCCACCGCTCCGCCCCCGACGGCTCCGAACGCTGGCTCCCCGGCCAGCTCGCCTTTCCAGATCAGCCCCATGAGCCTGGCGAGTCCCTCCCCACGAACGTCGCGCCCATTCAGGCCTTCCGCTGGAGCGATTACGCGGTCTACCCCAACCGCACCTACACCTACACGGTCCACCCTGTCTACGGCCAGCCGGGTGCCCTTGACGTTCAGCCCGGTCCCAGCGTGACCATCACCACCTCCCCCCAGGACGCTGGCGAGCACATCGTCACGTTCAACCGCGCCGCCGCGGCCAGCCAGGCCTTCGCCCGCCGCTTTCCCCGGGTCGCCGAGGACCTGCTCGCCCGCAAGAAGGCGGGACAGGCCGCCGTCCTGCCCGCCAACGCCCTGGAATGGCTCAGCCGAGGCGCCCTTGAGCAGATTGTCCGCTTCATCGACGACGCCCAGGATGAAACCTGGGCCCTGGACATCGCCATCTACGAGTACGAACTCCTCCCCATCCTGCACGCCGTCGAGCGGGCCGTGCAGCGGCGCGTGAACGTCCGCGTCGTCTACCATGCTGCCGCGAGGGACCCGCAGACTGCCGAGAACGAGCACAACCTCACCCGGGTTCCCGAGGCGTACAAGCGCGCCCGCGTCACCACCCGCATCCACCACCACAAGTTCATGGTCCGCAGCCGCCTCCAGGACGGCAAGCGTATGCCCCACGCCGCCCTATGCGGCAGCACGAACTTCACTGAGAATGGAGTGTACCGCCAGGCCAACGTCGTGCATGTGGCGCAGACTCCGCACGTCGCCCGGACGTACCTGGACCTGTTCGAGGTGCTCTTCTCCGGGCTAGCCCCCAAGGCCACCAAGCAATACATCGACGAGCACAACCCGCTGCCCGGGTCATGGGGGGAGTGCTTTGTCGGCTTCTCACCCCGCAGCGGTGAGCGCGACCTGGACGCATTCGTCACCCTCATCAAGGAGGCGAAGCGTGACGTCATGTTTTGCACTGCCTTCGACCTCGACGCTCGTATTCTGAACGCGCTGTGGGGCATGGAGGGCGACGACGTCCTCCGGCTCGGCCTCCAGAACCGCCGGCAGGAGGGTCCCCCAGCAACGGCCGGGGAGACTTCTGGGGGCGAGATCGTGGGAACGCACCGTGACCGTGGCCGGCAGTTCGCCGCGGCGGCCCTCCTCCCAAGCGGCCTGGAGGGTTTCTTGCAGGAGAACACCGCCGGGCAGGCGGGCAGCATCCTCATCCACACCAAACTCGTCGTGCTCGACTTCACCACGGACCGTCCCACTGTCATCAGCGGCAGCCACAACTACTCCAAGAATGCCAGCGGGGGAACGACGAGAACTACCTCGTGCTGCGCGGCAACACCGACGTCGCCGACGCCTACGGCTGCGAACTCCTGCGGATCTACGACCACTACCGGTTCCGCTGGCTGCTTCGGGAAGAGGGGGCCTCCGCCACGCCCACCCTCGCGTTGA
- a CDS encoding nucleotidyltransferase domain-containing protein, whose amino-acid sequence MAKVQKQFYEFDKEIQLGTTEEEPTLRERREQVLDALRSGLKKLFEDKDESAPSFKKFDQGSYSLKTGVKPIDEQHDYDIDVGAVFNIDSTQGDYKDDPTKIKRLIRDALDLELDEGTVEIKTPCVTVTFDDGCHVDLAAYADPDMRTDIELPLARGKEFAGSPEWQTNHPSELARRIRTTFSIKEERQQFKRVLRALKRWRDHKYRSATSHASPVGVGLTVAGLTMFTPQGRELYGTTDDRAALQNFVQNLLDTFQDNMKGDKDDELGRRLVVELPFAPYTDVFARMTNRNMEIFEDRLIDLRDALRDAGDAGKNTDACKVLQGQFKGFPDGEDEEEEGTKDSVKKAAAILTPSISG is encoded by the coding sequence ATGGCCAAGGTTCAAAAGCAGTTCTACGAGTTCGACAAAGAGATCCAACTGGGTACCACCGAGGAGGAGCCTACCCTTCGTGAAAGGCGTGAGCAGGTACTTGACGCCTTGCGGTCGGGCCTGAAAAAGCTCTTTGAAGACAAAGACGAGTCCGCACCCAGCTTCAAGAAGTTCGACCAGGGCAGCTATAGCCTCAAAACCGGTGTCAAGCCTATTGACGAACAACACGACTATGACATTGATGTCGGCGCCGTTTTCAACATCGATTCCACACAGGGTGACTACAAGGACGACCCCACCAAGATCAAGCGCCTGATTCGCGATGCCCTCGACTTGGAGTTGGACGAGGGTACCGTGGAGATCAAGACGCCATGCGTCACAGTCACCTTTGATGACGGCTGCCACGTTGACCTCGCCGCCTACGCCGACCCGGATATGCGTACGGACATTGAACTCCCGCTCGCCCGGGGCAAGGAGTTCGCCGGGAGCCCTGAGTGGCAAACCAACCACCCCAGCGAACTCGCTCGCCGCATTAGGACGACGTTCTCCATCAAGGAGGAACGCCAGCAGTTCAAGCGTGTACTCCGTGCTCTCAAGCGCTGGCGCGACCACAAGTACCGCTCGGCCACCAGCCATGCCTCCCCAGTTGGGGTGGGCCTCACCGTGGCCGGATTGACGATGTTCACGCCGCAGGGGCGTGAACTCTACGGCACCACCGATGACCGCGCCGCTCTCCAGAACTTCGTTCAGAACCTGCTCGATACCTTTCAAGACAACATGAAGGGAGACAAAGACGATGAGCTCGGCCGGAGGCTGGTGGTTGAGTTGCCGTTTGCTCCCTATACGGATGTCTTCGCCCGCATGACCAACCGCAATATGGAAATCTTCGAGGATCGCCTCATTGACCTCCGTGACGCCCTGCGCGATGCGGGCGACGCCGGGAAGAACACGGATGCCTGCAAGGTCCTGCAAGGGCAGTTCAAGGGCTTTCCGGACGGTGAGGACGAGGAAGAAGAAGGCACGAAGGACTCCGTGAAGAAGGCCGCGGCCATCCTGACCCCCTCCATCTCGGGGTGA
- a CDS encoding ThiF family adenylyltransferase codes for MNLLANATITTKPQGLPWARNRGIAACLVGDATIGTNSVTLRVGLTSAFPSQLPYVQLVADEGGRADGITAHVGHDGDICYVPTRDQAFDPQTPVEVILDALRRALTTLEDAWTAPDNHELLDEFPLYWVPPAGSKSKPSAIASYFVPDERCRVLAAWRASDEGRKDAKGRTSIRRQAAHVPPEPYEAVGDLGGDFGPNEFNRHRDLRMSTPSTSALYLPLEPTPLIVPPLSRRQWTPTQLRDIVRGSLSPENLLVLDDLLTSRKMTADLLVLGIPRPKRAQEHRFGLVAVQVRGMRRGHVLSLDANLLPIQLGPLSVVRRDAAYLMPRGGSTASLLDRKVLLLGCGALGGYVAPMLAAAGVGHLTLVDPDKFMASNTYRHALGRRFVGKPKVTGMEQALHEKYPYLKVTAVEKRTEVALGQGDFQLGDFDLTVDATGDTTHQLMLARALRDFPVAYRPPTLLLWLEALGLGGHHLTVIPGEAGCPRCLYSSPQAPMANAASFGAPYQHIGHDELGCGTFHTPYSDLDAIKTAEEAVRTAIDVLHGRLARSLLRSWKGSPTAFKAAGHQLSERYFKKRGALRRGEAYDNPDCPLCRGKP; via the coding sequence TTGAACCTGCTTGCCAACGCCACCATCACGACCAAGCCTCAGGGCCTCCCCTGGGCTCGCAACCGCGGCATCGCTGCGTGCTTGGTCGGCGATGCCACTATTGGAACCAACAGCGTCACGCTCCGCGTTGGCCTTACCAGCGCATTCCCATCCCAGCTGCCTTACGTCCAACTCGTGGCCGACGAGGGAGGACGGGCTGATGGCATCACTGCGCATGTGGGGCATGACGGCGACATCTGCTACGTCCCGACGCGCGACCAAGCCTTTGACCCACAAACCCCCGTCGAGGTAATTCTTGACGCGCTCAGGCGAGCCTTAACGACTCTAGAGGATGCCTGGACTGCTCCGGACAATCACGAACTCCTGGACGAGTTCCCCCTGTACTGGGTGCCTCCTGCCGGATCGAAGTCGAAGCCCTCGGCCATCGCCTCCTATTTCGTCCCGGACGAGCGCTGCCGCGTCTTGGCTGCCTGGCGGGCTTCGGATGAGGGCAGGAAGGACGCCAAGGGCCGCACGTCCATACGGCGTCAAGCTGCTCATGTCCCGCCTGAACCGTACGAGGCGGTCGGCGACCTGGGCGGTGACTTTGGGCCCAACGAGTTCAATCGCCACCGCGACTTGAGGATGAGCACTCCGAGTACTTCAGCCCTGTACCTACCGCTGGAGCCCACGCCGCTCATCGTGCCGCCGCTCTCCAGGAGACAGTGGACGCCCACACAACTGCGCGACATCGTTCGCGGATCTTTATCGCCCGAAAACCTACTTGTGCTCGACGACCTTCTGACCAGCCGAAAGATGACGGCAGATCTACTGGTGCTCGGCATCCCCCGCCCCAAGCGAGCACAAGAACACCGCTTTGGTCTGGTCGCCGTGCAGGTCAGGGGGATGCGTCGTGGACATGTTCTGTCGCTGGACGCTAATCTTCTCCCTATTCAGCTGGGGCCGCTCTCGGTGGTTCGGCGTGATGCGGCCTACCTCATGCCGCGCGGTGGCAGCACCGCCTCCCTCCTCGATAGGAAGGTGCTCCTGCTCGGCTGCGGAGCGCTCGGCGGTTACGTCGCGCCCATGCTCGCCGCCGCTGGAGTTGGGCACCTGACGCTGGTCGACCCGGACAAGTTCATGGCGAGCAACACATACCGGCATGCCCTCGGTCGGCGCTTTGTCGGAAAGCCGAAGGTCACCGGGATGGAACAGGCTCTGCACGAGAAGTACCCCTACCTTAAGGTGACAGCGGTCGAGAAGCGCACCGAGGTGGCCCTCGGCCAGGGTGACTTCCAGCTGGGGGACTTCGACCTGACCGTCGATGCCACGGGCGACACGACGCATCAGCTGATGCTGGCCAGAGCGCTGCGCGACTTCCCCGTTGCCTATCGTCCACCGACGCTGCTGCTCTGGCTAGAGGCTCTGGGATTGGGCGGCCATCACCTGACGGTGATCCCAGGCGAGGCTGGTTGCCCACGATGCCTGTACTCGTCTCCCCAAGCGCCCATGGCGAACGCCGCATCCTTCGGCGCGCCGTACCAGCACATCGGGCACGACGAGCTGGGGTGCGGGACGTTTCACACGCCCTACTCCGACCTTGATGCCATCAAGACGGCTGAGGAGGCCGTCCGAACAGCGATCGACGTCCTCCACGGCAGGCTCGCTCGCAGCCTCCTCCGGTCATGGAAAGGCAGCCCCACAGCGTTCAAAGCGGCTGGCCACCAGCTGTCCGAGCGCTACTTCAAAAAGCGCGGTGCGTTGCGCAGGGGCGAAGCGTACGACAATCCCGACTGCCCGCTGTGCAGAGGGAAACCATGA
- a CDS encoding SAVED domain-containing protein, translating to MTWEPPKTITKEVKGHTNLNEFNTIRLWVAAGGRCEICNDLLTESPMTFEPLNRAERAHIVGQGGPKAPRHHPIDSRQKADSIDNIMLLCFDCHHEIDSRPNDPKFSTEALKGIKQQHEERIWYLTSLKPKRTHIVAFRTYIQQTQSEDAQQQVTNLDASQMRDAVLPDFFPDQAKPSRLTLPLTTEESPEHWAELRKLITRRWAGLDLDDVEHLSIFCLGKMPAIAYFGSVVGSTRPLRVMNVQDGSPTRWKEAAQVADDFTYEVDSLPDTEGVSEVVLCLSMSGLITTSQFGPDVPTDTPVIHIRTPERHRHKHFLIAEKQLKHFRREFSLLLSAIQSRYGQNCIIHLLMAAPTPIVFEVGRQHQKNHHPPLRLYNCVGHIFSPAFDLKSL from the coding sequence ATGACTTGGGAACCCCCGAAAACCATCACGAAGGAAGTCAAAGGTCACACGAACCTCAACGAATTCAACACGATTCGGCTCTGGGTGGCGGCTGGGGGACGATGCGAGATTTGCAACGACCTTCTCACTGAGAGCCCTATGACGTTCGAGCCGTTGAACCGTGCTGAGAGGGCACATATTGTCGGTCAGGGCGGGCCGAAAGCCCCACGTCACCATCCTATCGATTCACGCCAGAAGGCTGATTCCATCGACAACATTATGCTGCTGTGCTTTGATTGCCACCATGAGATTGACTCGCGCCCCAATGACCCTAAGTTCTCTACAGAAGCTTTAAAAGGGATTAAACAGCAGCATGAAGAAAGAATCTGGTACCTGACAAGCTTGAAACCTAAGCGTACCCACATCGTAGCGTTCAGAACATATATTCAACAAACTCAAAGTGAAGATGCCCAACAGCAGGTGACAAACCTCGACGCTTCGCAAATGCGTGATGCTGTTCTGCCCGACTTCTTCCCAGATCAGGCAAAGCCTTCACGCTTGACCCTTCCGTTGACGACAGAGGAATCTCCTGAACATTGGGCTGAGCTGCGGAAGTTGATCACCCGTCGTTGGGCCGGACTTGATCTCGATGACGTTGAACACCTATCGATCTTCTGCCTGGGCAAGATGCCAGCCATCGCTTACTTTGGCAGCGTTGTCGGCAGCACTCGACCTTTACGCGTTATGAACGTTCAGGACGGCAGTCCCACCCGTTGGAAGGAAGCCGCCCAGGTTGCCGACGATTTTACCTATGAAGTCGATTCTCTGCCCGATACAGAAGGAGTGAGTGAAGTCGTGCTTTGCCTTTCGATGAGCGGTCTGATCACGACCAGCCAATTTGGCCCGGACGTGCCCACCGATACGCCAGTGATCCACATCCGTACTCCCGAGCGGCATCGACATAAACATTTTCTCATCGCTGAGAAACAACTGAAGCACTTCAGGCGAGAGTTCTCGCTACTCCTCAGTGCGATCCAAAGTCGTTACGGGCAGAATTGCATCATCCACCTGCTAATGGCGGCTCCAACTCCTATAGTGTTCGAGGTCGGGCGTCAGCACCAAAAGAATCACCACCCGCCACTGCGCCTCTACAACTGCGTCGGCCACATCTTCAGCCCCGCCTTCGATCTTAAAAGTTTATAG